One window from the genome of Choloepus didactylus isolate mChoDid1 chromosome 2, mChoDid1.pri, whole genome shotgun sequence encodes:
- the LOC119527508 gene encoding choline-phosphate cytidylyltransferase A-like → MDTHSSAKVNARKRRKEAPGPNGATQEDGIPSKVPRSAVGLRQPAPFSDEIKVDSSKPYVRVTMEEACRGTPYDWPVRVYADRIFDLFHSGHARALMQAKNLFPNTYLIVGVCSDELTHNFKGFTVMNENERYDAVQHCRYVDEVVRNAPWTLTPEFLAEHRIDFVAHDDIPYSSAGSDDVYKHIKEAGMFAPTQRTEGISTSDIITRIVRDYDVYARRNLHRGYTAKELNVSFINEKKYHLQERIDKVKKKVKDVEERSKEFVQKVEEKSIDLIQKWEEKSREFIGSFLEMFGPEGALKHMLKGKGRMLQAISPKQSPSSSPTRERSPSPFRWPFSGKTSPPSSPANLSRHKAAAYDISEDEED, encoded by the coding sequence ATGGACACACACAGTTCAGCCAAAGTCAAtgcaagaaagaggaggaaagaggcaCCTGGACCCAATGGGGCAACACAGGAAGATGGAATTCCTTCAAAAGTGCCACGCTCTGCAGTAGGCTTACGGCAGCCAGCTCCTTTTTCTGATGAAATTAAAGTTGACTCTAGTAAGCCTTATGTCAGGGTAACTATGGAAGAAGCCTGCAGAGGAACTCCTTATGACTGGCCTGTGAGAGTTTATGCAGATAGAatatttgacttatttcactctggTCATGCCCGGGCTCTGATGCAAGCAAAGAACCTTTTCCCTAATACATATCTCATTGTGGGAGTCTGCAGTGATGAGCTGACGCACAACTTCAAAGGTTTCACggtgatgaatgaaaatgagcgCTACGATGCAGTGCAGCATTGCCGCTATGTGGATGAAGTGGTGAGGAATGCCCCCTGGACCCTGACACCCGAGTTCCTGGCAGAACACCGGATTGATTTTGTAGCCCATGATGACATCCCTTATTCTTCTGCTGGGAGTGATGATGTTTATAAGCACATCAAGGAAGCAGGCATGTTTGCTCCAACACAGAGGACAGAAGGTATCTCCACATCAGACATCATCACCCGAATTGTCCGGGACTACGATGTGTATGCGAGACGAAACCTACACAGAGGCTACACAGCTAAGGAGCTCAATGTCAGCTTTATCAATGAGAAGAAATACCATTTGCAGGAGCGGATTGACAAAgtaaagaagaaagtgaaagacGTGGAAGAAAGGTCAAAAGAATTTGTTCAGAAGGTAGAGGAAAAAAGCATTGACCTCATTCAAAAATGGGAGGAGAAATCCCGAGAATTCATTGGAAGTTTCCTGGAAATGTTTGGTCCTGAAGGAGCACTGAAACATATGCTGAAAGGAAAAGGCCGGATGCTGCAGGCCATCAGTCCAAAGCAGAGTCCCAGCAGCAGCCCTACTCGTGAACGTTCCCCTTCCCCTTTTCGATGGCCCTTCTCTGGCAAGacttccccaccttcctctccagCAAACCTCTCCAGGCACAAGGCTGCAGCCTATGATATCAGTGAGGATGAAGAGGACTAA